Genomic segment of Streptomyces zhihengii:
GCGTTCGCCGGCGTCACCGGCGCCGTCATCGCCGCCCCGCTGCTGGGTGCCGGCTCCGCCTCGGCCGCGACCGCCTCCGAGTGGGACAAGGTCGCCCAGTGCGAGTCCGGCGGCGACTGGTCCATCAACACGGGCAACGGCTACTACGGCGGCCTGCAGTTCTCCGCCTCCACCTGGGCGGCCTACGGCGGCACCGCCTACGCGTCCACCGCCGACCAGGCCAGCAAGGCCCAGCAGATAGCCGTCGCCGAGAAGGTCCTCGCCGGCCAGGGCAAGGGTGCCTGGCCGAGCTGCGGCGTCGGCCTGTCCAGCGCCTCCTACGACGGCGGCGCCGCCGAGCAGCCCGCCGAGAAGCCCGCCGAGAAGCGCGCCGAGGCCCCGACCACCCGCTCCGAGCGCGCCGAGGCCCCCGCGCCGAAGAAGGCCGCCGAGGCCAAGAGCTTCAAGAAGGGCGACGGCGAGTACAAGGTCGTGGCCGGCGACACCCTCAGCTCGATCGCCACGGCCGAGAAGGTCGAGGGCGGCTGGAAGAAGCTGTTCGAGCTCAACAAGGACGTCGTCGAGGACGCCGACGTGATCCACCCGGGCCAGCAGCTCCACCTGCGCTGACCCGCTCCCTCCCCCCACCGCTCCCGGCCCGGCGCCCCCTTCCCCCGAAGGCGCCGGGCCGGGCCCGTGTGCGGCCCCTTCCCGCCCGGCCGCCCCGGGCGCCCCCCCCCCCGCCCCGCCGGGCGCCCCGGTCCGCCGGCGCCCCCGTCCCCACCCGCACCCCAAAACGCACCCGCACCGCGCCGTCCCCACCCGCACCGCCCCCGGTCCCGTCGGGGTCCACCCCGGTTACCGCCGGGTAGAAGCAGAGGGTTTGTCCGTCCGCGAGGGTCTTGATGCCCTTTTTCGTCCCAGGGGGCGGGCATCGGCCCGGCGTACGCCGCCGCGCCGGTTAGGCTCTTGTCGCAAGGCCAAGCAGACCTCTGCACTTTTCTCGCGTCACATCCCAGAAGGAGATGCTCGTGCCGTCCATCGACGTCGTCGTAGCCCGGGAAATCCTCGACTCCCGAGGCAACCCCACGGTCGAGGTCGAGGTTGGCCTCGACGACGGCAGCACGGGTCGTGCTGCCGTTCCGTCCGGCGCCTCCACCGGTGCGTTCGAGGCCCTCGAGCTCCGCGACGGTGACCAGAACCGCTACCAGGGCAAGGGCGTCGAGAAGGCCGTCCTCGCCGTCATCGAGCAGATCGGCCCGGAGCTCGTCGGCTACGACGCCACCGAGCAGCGGCTGATCGACCAGGCGATGTTCGACCTGGACGCCACCCCGGACAAGTCCTCGCTCGGCGCCAACGCCATCCTCGGCGTCTCCCTCGCCGTCGCGCACGCCGCCTCCGAGGCGTCCGACCTCCCGCTCTTCCGCTACCTGGGCGGCCCGAACGCGCACCTGCTGCCCGTTCCGATGATGAACATCCTGAACGGCGGCTCGCACGCCGACTCCAACGTGGACATCCAGGAGTTCATGATCGCGCCCATCGGCGCCGAGTCCTTCTCCGAGGCCCTGCGCTGGGGCACCGAGGTCTACCACACCCTCAAGAAGGTGCTGAAGACCAAGGGCCTGTCCACCGGCCTCGGCGACGAGGGCGGCTTCGCGCCGAACCTCGACTCCAACCGCGCCGCCCTCGACCTCATCCTCGAGGCCATCAAGGAGGCCGGCTACGCCCCGGGCAAGGACATCGCCCTGGCGCTCGACGTGGCCGCGTCCGAGTTCTACAAGGACGGCGTCTACGAGTTCGAGGGCAAGTCCCGCTCGGCCGCCGAGATGACCGAGTACTACGAGGAGCTCGTCGCCTCCTACCCGCTGGTCTCCATCGAGGACCCGCTGTTCGAGGACGACTGGGCCGGCTGGAAGGTCCTCACCGACAAGCTCGGCACCAAGGTGCAGATCGTCGGCGACGACCTCTTCGTCACCAACCCGGAGCGCCTGGCCCGCGGCATCGAGGACGGCGCCGCCAACGCCCTGCTCGTCAAGGTCAACCAGATCGGCTCGCTGACCGAGACCCTGGACGCCGTCGAGCTCGCCCAGCGCAACGGCTTCAAGTGCATGATGTCCCACCGCTCCGGCGAGACCGAGGACGTCACCATCGCCGACCTGGCCGTCGCCACCAACTGCGGCCAGATCAAGACCGGCGCCCCGGCCCGCTCCGAGCGCGTCGCCAAGTACAACCAGCTCCTGCGCATCGAGGAGATCCTCGACGACGCCGCGGTGTACGCGGGCCGCTCCGCCTTCCCGCGGTTCCGCTTCGCGGACTAGGCACAAGCGTTCCGGGGGCCGAGCCCCCGGAGCCGAGCGCCCCGGCGAGGGCCGACGCCCCCGCCTCCGTACGTCCCCGGCCGCGGTCCCGTACCGTGTCCGGGGACGTACGCGCGTAACGGGGAGGCGAGACCATGGCCCGCAGGCCGCCGGGGGACCAGGACCGGTTCTCCACCGCGACCAGGATCCGGCTGCTCGGCGAGCAGACCGCGGCCCGCGTCTACCGGTCCCAGAACCGCCGCCAGGCACGCCGCTCCCGGCTCACCGGCCGGGCCGCCTTCCTCGCGCTGGTCGTCTGCTCGCTGGTCGTGGCGCTCGCCTACCCGATACGGCAGTACGTCTCCCAGCGCGCGGAGATCGCCGAGCAGGAACGCCTCATGGAGGAGGCCCGTGACGAGGTCGAGCGCCTCCGGGACGAGAAGGCCCGCCTCCAGGACGACATGTACGTCCGGCGGCTCGCCCGCGAGCACCTGCACTACGTCTTCCCCGGCGAGACCTCCTACACGGTGATCGACCCGGAGGCGGCCGAGGAGCGGCGCGCGGACGACGGCGCCGCCGACCGGCCCTGGTACTCGAACGTGTGGAACGGCGTCGACGAGGCCGACCGCGAGTAGCACCACGGCACGGGCCGCGCCCGCGCCACCGCCGTCCGACGGCGGGCACAGCATCCCGACAGCGAACACAGCATCAAGGCAGGCATGGAAACCCCTCCTCCCACCACCGAGCACACCGAGCCGACCGACGCGGACATCGCCGCGTTCGAGCAGCAGCTCGGCCGGCCGCCGCGCGGACTGCGCGCCATCGCGCACCGCTGCCCCTGCGGCCGGCCGGACGTCGTCGAGACCGCCCCCCGCCTGCCGGACGGGACGCCCTTCCCGACGCTGTACTACCTGACCTGCCCG
This window contains:
- a CDS encoding LysM peptidoglycan-binding domain-containing protein; translated protein: MLRSGIAKHRRPSKFARVAAFAGVTGAVIAAPLLGAGSASAATASEWDKVAQCESGGDWSINTGNGYYGGLQFSASTWAAYGGTAYASTADQASKAQQIAVAEKVLAGQGKGAWPSCGVGLSSASYDGGAAEQPAEKPAEKRAEAPTTRSERAEAPAPKKAAEAKSFKKGDGEYKVVAGDTLSSIATAEKVEGGWKKLFELNKDVVEDADVIHPGQQLHLR
- the eno gene encoding phosphopyruvate hydratase, with amino-acid sequence MPSIDVVVAREILDSRGNPTVEVEVGLDDGSTGRAAVPSGASTGAFEALELRDGDQNRYQGKGVEKAVLAVIEQIGPELVGYDATEQRLIDQAMFDLDATPDKSSLGANAILGVSLAVAHAASEASDLPLFRYLGGPNAHLLPVPMMNILNGGSHADSNVDIQEFMIAPIGAESFSEALRWGTEVYHTLKKVLKTKGLSTGLGDEGGFAPNLDSNRAALDLILEAIKEAGYAPGKDIALALDVAASEFYKDGVYEFEGKSRSAAEMTEYYEELVASYPLVSIEDPLFEDDWAGWKVLTDKLGTKVQIVGDDLFVTNPERLARGIEDGAANALLVKVNQIGSLTETLDAVELAQRNGFKCMMSHRSGETEDVTIADLAVATNCGQIKTGAPARSERVAKYNQLLRIEEILDDAAVYAGRSAFPRFRFAD
- a CDS encoding FtsB family cell division protein, whose translation is MARRPPGDQDRFSTATRIRLLGEQTAARVYRSQNRRQARRSRLTGRAAFLALVVCSLVVALAYPIRQYVSQRAEIAEQERLMEEARDEVERLRDEKARLQDDMYVRRLAREHLHYVFPGETSYTVIDPEAAEERRADDGAADRPWYSNVWNGVDEADRE